Proteins co-encoded in one Trichoplusia ni isolate ovarian cell line Hi5 chromosome 19, tn1, whole genome shotgun sequence genomic window:
- the LOC113503405 gene encoding bumetanide-sensitive sodium-(potassium)-chloride cotransporter-like isoform X1, with the protein MNPRGQRNSEEVALRRRSVEIGGYYYRISHQIGDDPEALKVNPTPELTTFGGIKLGWVQGVLIPCLLNIWGVMLFLRISWIVAQAGIAYSVVIIFISGVVCVITTLSLSAICTNGELQGGGVYFLVSRSLGAELGASVGIIFAFANAVAASMNTIGFCDSLNELLKSKNMTIIDNGPNDTRIVGAIALFVMCIICAVGMDWETKTQNFLITIIVTAISNYILGAILGPTTDEELAQGFVGLSVDRAKANWLPDYRFSEGEFYGFFSVFAIYFPAVTGVQAGANICGDLKDPGTAIPKGTLIALGISITTYLVMASLSGAGALRDASGVVNDPAVDSCKPNCPYGLHNNYQIMHLMAFWSPLIYAGCWAATLSTALTNLLSVPRLIQALGLDRVYPGLIFFSKRYGKHGEPYRGYVLVFCVSVSFLLIADLNMIAPLITNFYLASYALINFCTFHAAFFKPISWRPRFRFFNTWLSLGGFVLCLAIMMVISWVMALLTTFIFITLYLLVLYRKPEASWGSSTEAQRYQETITSILNISHRTANIKSFNPQLLVLAGKPGSRPWLLDMGGLLTKVGSFMLVADIVTTKLTLAERQKRRLAAEEIYRKEKFRAFYILLQEFSYEQGILALLQAAGIGRIAPNVLLLGYKHNWTVSSHETLLTYYRMIRASFKFGMSVSILRVPSNMRLPDSLMVARGANLDTNSVGRDDEDSTSVVRGPGRGPAAGPSFVDTGEQPLSQESPHSRAVTVMNSDSDLEIDSPLRYVADDQMPESVGSFAYNLIWQYLLRFLFQESALNIHLSQSAASSTQSNKSRMSARQLNYKHFNFHSTSVLDVWWLFDDGGMNILLPYIIARRSGKEKMNMRVFALPRGNHRRTTEDEVAKLLKSFRIEYSELILIEGLSEKPSDNTWKFFHSTVINHRCSGDDELLLSDTEAMRLHGKTSRYLRLRELLIENSYGADLIVMSMPFTREGTSATMYMAWLDIMSHDMPPTLFVRGNSTVVIDG; encoded by the exons ATGAATCCACGGGGCCAGCGTAATTCTGAAGAAGTCG ctTTACGACGGCGTTCTGTGGAAATCGGTGGCTATTATTACCGAATATCCCACCAAATTGGCGACGATCCG GAAGCACTCAAAGTAAACCCAACTCCAGAACTAACCACTTTTGGAGGCATTAAATTAGGATGGGTGCAG GGTGTGTTGATACCATGTCTGCTGAACATCTGGGGCGTGATGCTGTTCCTGCGTATCTCGTGGATCGTGGCGCAGGCCGGGATCGCGTATTCCGTCGTCATCATCTTCATCTCTGGCGTAGTCTGCGTCATCACCACACTCTCCTTGAGCGCTATTTGTACGAACGGGGAACTACAGGGAG GAGGAGTTTATTTCCTGGTATCTAGATCTCTCGGCGCGGAACTCGGTGCGTCCGTAGGGATCATATTCGCGTTCGCCAACGCTGTGGCGGCAAGCATGAACACCATTGGCTTCTGTGATTCCCTCAACGAGTTACTCAAGTCTAAGAACATGACAATTATAGACAATGGTCCCAATGACACCAGGATAGTCGGTGCGATAGCTCTTTTCGTCATGTGCATTATTTGTGCTGTTGGTATGGATTGGGAAACCAAAACACAA AATTTTTTGATAACTATAATAGTTACTGCAATAAGTAACTACATACTGGGTGCGATCCTTGGTCCAACAACAGATGAAGAACTAGCTCAAGGATTCGTAGGGCTCAGTG TGGACAGAGCTAAAGCGAATTGGTTGCCGGACTACCGGTTCAGCGAGGGCGAGTTCTACGGCTTCTTCAGCGTGTTCGCGATATACTTCCCCGCGGTGACCGGGGTGCAAGCCGGCGCCAATATATGTGGTGATCTCAAG GACCCAGGGACTGCCATTCCTAAGGGCACACTCATAGCCCTCGGTATATCGATAACGACTTACCTGGTGATGGCATCTCTGTCCGGCGCGGGGGCATTGCGTGACGCGTCCGGCGTTGTGAACGATCCAGCGGTCGACAGCTGCAAACCCAACTGTCCATACGGTCTTCATAACAACTATCAA ATAATGCACCTGATGGCGTTCTGGAGCCCTCTCATCTACGCCGGCTGCTGGGCGGCAACGCTTTCCACTGCCCTCACTAACCTGCTATCAGTGCCCCGCTTGATCCAGGCTCTAGGCCTCGACCGCGTATACCCCGGACTAATATTCTTCTCGAAGCGTTACGGCAAACACGGAGAACCTTACAGAGGATACGTGCTTGTTTTCTGTGTTTCAGTGTCATTTTTGCTCATTG CGGATTTGAATATGATAGCGCCACTGATCACCAACTTCTACTTAGCATCGTACGCACTCATCAACTTTTGCACCTTCCACGCGGCCTTCTTCAAACCGATCAGCTGGCGGCCACGATTTAGg TTCTTCAATACATGGTTGTCGCTGGGGGGCTTCGTACTGTGCCTAGCTATAATGATGGTGATCAGCTGGGTGATGGCGTTGCTCACCACGTTTATATTCATCACTCTATACCTTCTGGTATTGTACAGGAAACCag AAGCAAGCTGGGGCAGTAGCACAGAAGCACAACGTTATCAAGAGACGATCACcagtatattaaatatatcacATCGCACGGCGAATATCAAATCGTTTAACCCCCAGCTGCTAGTGCTGGCGGGGAAGCCGGGGTCGAGACCTTGGCTACTCGACATGGGAGGTCTCTTAACGAAAGTTGGATCATTTATGCTCGTGGCGGATATTGTAACT accaaACTGACATTAGCTGAGCGACAAAAAAGACGCCTTGCGGCTGAAGAAATCTATCGCAAGGAAAAGTTCCGcgcgttttatattttgttgcaagaGTTCAGCTACGAGCAAGGTATCCTAGCTCTGTTGCAAGCCGCCGGCATCGGCAGGATAGCGCCGAACGTTCTACTGCTGGGCTACAAACACAACTGGACCGTCAGTTCACACGAAACGCTCCTCACTTATTATCGTATGATTCG TGCGTCCTTCAAGTTTGGGATGTCAGTGTCGATCTTGCGCGTGCCGTCGAACATGCGGCTGCCTGATTCGTTGATGGTGGCACGCGGTGCGAACCTGGACACTAACTCTGTGGGGCGCGACGACGAGGACTCGACCAGCGTGGTCCGCGGGCCGGGTCGGGGTCCGGCGGCGGGGCCCTCGTTTGTGGACACCGGCGAGCAACCGCTCTCGCAAGAGAGCCCGCACTCGCGCGCCGTCACCGTCATGAACTCCGACTCCGACCTCGAGATAGACAGCCCCCTGCGCTACGTAGCCGACGACCAGATGCCGG AAAGCGTAGGTAGTTTTGCTTACAACCTTATATGGCAGTACCTGTTACGTTTTTTGTTTCAAGAGTCGGCTTTAAATATACATCTCAGTCAAAGTGCTGCATCGTCCACGCAATCCAACAAATCCAGGATGTCAGCCCGGCAGCTAAATTACAAGCATTTCAATTTTCACAgt ACCAGCGTTTTGGATGTGTGGTGGCTGTTTGACGATGGCGGCATGAACATTCTGCTGCCATACATAATAGCTCGTCGATCTGGTAAAGAGAAAATGAATATGAGGGTATTTGCTCTACCCCGGGGTAATCATAGAAGGACAACGGAAGACGA AGTGGCGAAACTTCTGAAGTCGTTTCGCATCGAATATTCAGAACTTATATTGATTGAAGGTTTAAGCGAGAAGCCATCTGACAACACATGGAAATTCTTCCACAGCACAGTAATCAACCACAGGTGTTCCGGTGACGACG aacttctTTTATCGGATACTGAAGCCATGAGGCTACATGGCAAGACAAGCAGATACCTGCGTCTAAGGGAACTGTTGATAGAAAACTCTTACGGAGCAGATCTCATCGTGATGTCGATGCCTTTCACTAGAGAG GGTACGTCAGCCACAATGTATATGGCTTGGCTGGACATCATGAGTCACGACATGCCGCCAACGCTGTTTGTGCGCGGCAACTCCACTGTGGTCATCGATGGCTGA
- the LOC113503405 gene encoding bumetanide-sensitive sodium-(potassium)-chloride cotransporter-like isoform X3: MNPRGQRNSEEVALRRRSVEIGGYYYRISHQIGDDPEALKVNPTPELTTFGGIKLGWVQGVLIPCLLNIWGVMLFLRISWIVAQAGIAYSVVIIFISGVVCVITTLSLSAICTNGELQGGGVYFLVSRSLGAELGASVGIIFAFANAVAASMNTIGFCDSLNELLKSKNMTIIDNGPNDTRIVGAIALFVMCIICAVGMDWETKTQNFLITIIVTAISNYILGAILGPTTDEELAQGFVGLSVDRAKANWLPDYRFSEGEFYGFFSVFAIYFPAVTGVQAGANICGDLKDPGTAIPKGTLIALGISITTYLVMASLSGAGALRDASGVVNDPAVDSCKPNCPYGLHNNYQIMHLMAFWSPLIYAGCWAATLSTALTNLLSVPRLIQALGLDRVYPGLIFFSKRYGKHGEPYRGYVLVFCVSVSFLLIADLNMIAPLITNFYLASYALINFCTFHAAFFKPISWRPRFRFFNTWLSLGGFVLCLAIMMVISWVMALLTTFIFITLYLLVLYRKPEASWGSSTEAQRYQETITSILNISHRTANIKSFNPQLLVLAGKPGSRPWLLDMGGLLTKVGSFMLVADIVTTKLTLAERQKRRLAAEEIYRKEKFRAFYILLQEFSYEQGILALLQAAGIGRIAPNVLLLGYKHNWTVSSHETLLTYYRMIRASFKFGMSVSILRVPSNMRLPDSLMVARGANLDTNSVGRDDEDSTSVVRGPGRGPAAGPSFVDTGEQPLSQESPHSRAVTVMNSDSDLEIDSPLRYVADDQMPDQRFGCVVAV, encoded by the exons ATGAATCCACGGGGCCAGCGTAATTCTGAAGAAGTCG ctTTACGACGGCGTTCTGTGGAAATCGGTGGCTATTATTACCGAATATCCCACCAAATTGGCGACGATCCG GAAGCACTCAAAGTAAACCCAACTCCAGAACTAACCACTTTTGGAGGCATTAAATTAGGATGGGTGCAG GGTGTGTTGATACCATGTCTGCTGAACATCTGGGGCGTGATGCTGTTCCTGCGTATCTCGTGGATCGTGGCGCAGGCCGGGATCGCGTATTCCGTCGTCATCATCTTCATCTCTGGCGTAGTCTGCGTCATCACCACACTCTCCTTGAGCGCTATTTGTACGAACGGGGAACTACAGGGAG GAGGAGTTTATTTCCTGGTATCTAGATCTCTCGGCGCGGAACTCGGTGCGTCCGTAGGGATCATATTCGCGTTCGCCAACGCTGTGGCGGCAAGCATGAACACCATTGGCTTCTGTGATTCCCTCAACGAGTTACTCAAGTCTAAGAACATGACAATTATAGACAATGGTCCCAATGACACCAGGATAGTCGGTGCGATAGCTCTTTTCGTCATGTGCATTATTTGTGCTGTTGGTATGGATTGGGAAACCAAAACACAA AATTTTTTGATAACTATAATAGTTACTGCAATAAGTAACTACATACTGGGTGCGATCCTTGGTCCAACAACAGATGAAGAACTAGCTCAAGGATTCGTAGGGCTCAGTG TGGACAGAGCTAAAGCGAATTGGTTGCCGGACTACCGGTTCAGCGAGGGCGAGTTCTACGGCTTCTTCAGCGTGTTCGCGATATACTTCCCCGCGGTGACCGGGGTGCAAGCCGGCGCCAATATATGTGGTGATCTCAAG GACCCAGGGACTGCCATTCCTAAGGGCACACTCATAGCCCTCGGTATATCGATAACGACTTACCTGGTGATGGCATCTCTGTCCGGCGCGGGGGCATTGCGTGACGCGTCCGGCGTTGTGAACGATCCAGCGGTCGACAGCTGCAAACCCAACTGTCCATACGGTCTTCATAACAACTATCAA ATAATGCACCTGATGGCGTTCTGGAGCCCTCTCATCTACGCCGGCTGCTGGGCGGCAACGCTTTCCACTGCCCTCACTAACCTGCTATCAGTGCCCCGCTTGATCCAGGCTCTAGGCCTCGACCGCGTATACCCCGGACTAATATTCTTCTCGAAGCGTTACGGCAAACACGGAGAACCTTACAGAGGATACGTGCTTGTTTTCTGTGTTTCAGTGTCATTTTTGCTCATTG CGGATTTGAATATGATAGCGCCACTGATCACCAACTTCTACTTAGCATCGTACGCACTCATCAACTTTTGCACCTTCCACGCGGCCTTCTTCAAACCGATCAGCTGGCGGCCACGATTTAGg TTCTTCAATACATGGTTGTCGCTGGGGGGCTTCGTACTGTGCCTAGCTATAATGATGGTGATCAGCTGGGTGATGGCGTTGCTCACCACGTTTATATTCATCACTCTATACCTTCTGGTATTGTACAGGAAACCag AAGCAAGCTGGGGCAGTAGCACAGAAGCACAACGTTATCAAGAGACGATCACcagtatattaaatatatcacATCGCACGGCGAATATCAAATCGTTTAACCCCCAGCTGCTAGTGCTGGCGGGGAAGCCGGGGTCGAGACCTTGGCTACTCGACATGGGAGGTCTCTTAACGAAAGTTGGATCATTTATGCTCGTGGCGGATATTGTAACT accaaACTGACATTAGCTGAGCGACAAAAAAGACGCCTTGCGGCTGAAGAAATCTATCGCAAGGAAAAGTTCCGcgcgttttatattttgttgcaagaGTTCAGCTACGAGCAAGGTATCCTAGCTCTGTTGCAAGCCGCCGGCATCGGCAGGATAGCGCCGAACGTTCTACTGCTGGGCTACAAACACAACTGGACCGTCAGTTCACACGAAACGCTCCTCACTTATTATCGTATGATTCG TGCGTCCTTCAAGTTTGGGATGTCAGTGTCGATCTTGCGCGTGCCGTCGAACATGCGGCTGCCTGATTCGTTGATGGTGGCACGCGGTGCGAACCTGGACACTAACTCTGTGGGGCGCGACGACGAGGACTCGACCAGCGTGGTCCGCGGGCCGGGTCGGGGTCCGGCGGCGGGGCCCTCGTTTGTGGACACCGGCGAGCAACCGCTCTCGCAAGAGAGCCCGCACTCGCGCGCCGTCACCGTCATGAACTCCGACTCCGACCTCGAGATAGACAGCCCCCTGCGCTACGTAGCCGACGACCAGATGCCGG ACCAGCGTTTTGGATGTGTGGTGGCTGTTTGA
- the LOC113503405 gene encoding bumetanide-sensitive sodium-(potassium)-chloride cotransporter-like isoform X2, with protein sequence MNPRGQRNSEEVALRRRSVEIGGYYYRISHQIGDDPEALKVNPTPELTTFGGIKLGWVQGVLIPCLLNIWGVMLFLRISWIVAQAGIAYSVVIIFISGVVCVITTLSLSAICTNGELQGGGVYFLVSRSLGAELGASVGIIFAFANAVAASMNTIGFCDSLNELLKSKNMTIIDNGPNDTRIVGAIALFVMCIICAVGMDWETKTQNFLITIIVTAISNYILGAILGPTTDEELAQGFVGLSVDRAKANWLPDYRFSEGEFYGFFSVFAIYFPAVTGVQAGANICGDLKDPGTAIPKGTLIALGISITTYLVMASLSGAGALRDASGVVNDPAVDSCKPNCPYGLHNNYQIMHLMAFWSPLIYAGCWAATLSTALTNLLSVPRLIQALGLDRVYPGLIFFSKRYGKHGEPYRGYVLVFCVSVSFLLIADLNMIAPLITNFYLASYALINFCTFHAAFFKPISWRPRFRFFNTWLSLGGFVLCLAIMMVISWVMALLTTFIFITLYLLVLYRKPEASWGSSTEAQRYQETITSILNISHRTANIKSFNPQLLVLAGKPGSRPWLLDMGGLLTKVGSFMLVADIVTTKLTLAERQKRRLAAEEIYRKEKFRAFYILLQEFSYEQGILALLQAAGIGRIAPNVLLLGYKHNWTVSSHETLLTYYRMIRASFKFGMSVSILRVPSNMRLPDSLMVARGANLDTNSVGRDDEDSTSVVRGPGRGPAAGPSFVDTGEQPLSQESPHSRAVTVMNSDSDLEIDSPLRYVADDQMPESALNIHLSQSAASSTQSNKSRMSARQLNYKHFNFHSTSVLDVWWLFDDGGMNILLPYIIARRSGKEKMNMRVFALPRGNHRRTTEDEVAKLLKSFRIEYSELILIEGLSEKPSDNTWKFFHSTVINHRCSGDDELLLSDTEAMRLHGKTSRYLRLRELLIENSYGADLIVMSMPFTREGTSATMYMAWLDIMSHDMPPTLFVRGNSTVVIDG encoded by the exons ATGAATCCACGGGGCCAGCGTAATTCTGAAGAAGTCG ctTTACGACGGCGTTCTGTGGAAATCGGTGGCTATTATTACCGAATATCCCACCAAATTGGCGACGATCCG GAAGCACTCAAAGTAAACCCAACTCCAGAACTAACCACTTTTGGAGGCATTAAATTAGGATGGGTGCAG GGTGTGTTGATACCATGTCTGCTGAACATCTGGGGCGTGATGCTGTTCCTGCGTATCTCGTGGATCGTGGCGCAGGCCGGGATCGCGTATTCCGTCGTCATCATCTTCATCTCTGGCGTAGTCTGCGTCATCACCACACTCTCCTTGAGCGCTATTTGTACGAACGGGGAACTACAGGGAG GAGGAGTTTATTTCCTGGTATCTAGATCTCTCGGCGCGGAACTCGGTGCGTCCGTAGGGATCATATTCGCGTTCGCCAACGCTGTGGCGGCAAGCATGAACACCATTGGCTTCTGTGATTCCCTCAACGAGTTACTCAAGTCTAAGAACATGACAATTATAGACAATGGTCCCAATGACACCAGGATAGTCGGTGCGATAGCTCTTTTCGTCATGTGCATTATTTGTGCTGTTGGTATGGATTGGGAAACCAAAACACAA AATTTTTTGATAACTATAATAGTTACTGCAATAAGTAACTACATACTGGGTGCGATCCTTGGTCCAACAACAGATGAAGAACTAGCTCAAGGATTCGTAGGGCTCAGTG TGGACAGAGCTAAAGCGAATTGGTTGCCGGACTACCGGTTCAGCGAGGGCGAGTTCTACGGCTTCTTCAGCGTGTTCGCGATATACTTCCCCGCGGTGACCGGGGTGCAAGCCGGCGCCAATATATGTGGTGATCTCAAG GACCCAGGGACTGCCATTCCTAAGGGCACACTCATAGCCCTCGGTATATCGATAACGACTTACCTGGTGATGGCATCTCTGTCCGGCGCGGGGGCATTGCGTGACGCGTCCGGCGTTGTGAACGATCCAGCGGTCGACAGCTGCAAACCCAACTGTCCATACGGTCTTCATAACAACTATCAA ATAATGCACCTGATGGCGTTCTGGAGCCCTCTCATCTACGCCGGCTGCTGGGCGGCAACGCTTTCCACTGCCCTCACTAACCTGCTATCAGTGCCCCGCTTGATCCAGGCTCTAGGCCTCGACCGCGTATACCCCGGACTAATATTCTTCTCGAAGCGTTACGGCAAACACGGAGAACCTTACAGAGGATACGTGCTTGTTTTCTGTGTTTCAGTGTCATTTTTGCTCATTG CGGATTTGAATATGATAGCGCCACTGATCACCAACTTCTACTTAGCATCGTACGCACTCATCAACTTTTGCACCTTCCACGCGGCCTTCTTCAAACCGATCAGCTGGCGGCCACGATTTAGg TTCTTCAATACATGGTTGTCGCTGGGGGGCTTCGTACTGTGCCTAGCTATAATGATGGTGATCAGCTGGGTGATGGCGTTGCTCACCACGTTTATATTCATCACTCTATACCTTCTGGTATTGTACAGGAAACCag AAGCAAGCTGGGGCAGTAGCACAGAAGCACAACGTTATCAAGAGACGATCACcagtatattaaatatatcacATCGCACGGCGAATATCAAATCGTTTAACCCCCAGCTGCTAGTGCTGGCGGGGAAGCCGGGGTCGAGACCTTGGCTACTCGACATGGGAGGTCTCTTAACGAAAGTTGGATCATTTATGCTCGTGGCGGATATTGTAACT accaaACTGACATTAGCTGAGCGACAAAAAAGACGCCTTGCGGCTGAAGAAATCTATCGCAAGGAAAAGTTCCGcgcgttttatattttgttgcaagaGTTCAGCTACGAGCAAGGTATCCTAGCTCTGTTGCAAGCCGCCGGCATCGGCAGGATAGCGCCGAACGTTCTACTGCTGGGCTACAAACACAACTGGACCGTCAGTTCACACGAAACGCTCCTCACTTATTATCGTATGATTCG TGCGTCCTTCAAGTTTGGGATGTCAGTGTCGATCTTGCGCGTGCCGTCGAACATGCGGCTGCCTGATTCGTTGATGGTGGCACGCGGTGCGAACCTGGACACTAACTCTGTGGGGCGCGACGACGAGGACTCGACCAGCGTGGTCCGCGGGCCGGGTCGGGGTCCGGCGGCGGGGCCCTCGTTTGTGGACACCGGCGAGCAACCGCTCTCGCAAGAGAGCCCGCACTCGCGCGCCGTCACCGTCATGAACTCCGACTCCGACCTCGAGATAGACAGCCCCCTGCGCTACGTAGCCGACGACCAGATGCCGG AGTCGGCTTTAAATATACATCTCAGTCAAAGTGCTGCATCGTCCACGCAATCCAACAAATCCAGGATGTCAGCCCGGCAGCTAAATTACAAGCATTTCAATTTTCACAgt ACCAGCGTTTTGGATGTGTGGTGGCTGTTTGACGATGGCGGCATGAACATTCTGCTGCCATACATAATAGCTCGTCGATCTGGTAAAGAGAAAATGAATATGAGGGTATTTGCTCTACCCCGGGGTAATCATAGAAGGACAACGGAAGACGA AGTGGCGAAACTTCTGAAGTCGTTTCGCATCGAATATTCAGAACTTATATTGATTGAAGGTTTAAGCGAGAAGCCATCTGACAACACATGGAAATTCTTCCACAGCACAGTAATCAACCACAGGTGTTCCGGTGACGACG aacttctTTTATCGGATACTGAAGCCATGAGGCTACATGGCAAGACAAGCAGATACCTGCGTCTAAGGGAACTGTTGATAGAAAACTCTTACGGAGCAGATCTCATCGTGATGTCGATGCCTTTCACTAGAGAG GGTACGTCAGCCACAATGTATATGGCTTGGCTGGACATCATGAGTCACGACATGCCGCCAACGCTGTTTGTGCGCGGCAACTCCACTGTGGTCATCGATGGCTGA